Proteins from a single region of Streptomyces sp. Tu 3180:
- the eat gene encoding ethanolamine permease: MSLPSASRETAGAADDYLERRRLRRGSAGWLLLTGLGVAYVVSGDYSGWNFGLAEGGFGGLAIATVLMGTMYTCMVFALAELSSVLPTAGGGYGFARRALGPWGGFLTGTAILIEYVLAPAAISIFIGDYVESLGLFGLESGWPVYLACFVLFIGIHLWGVGEALRFSFVVTGVAVAALVVFAVGALPGFDASSLDDIPVDSSAFGASSWLPMGLLGIWAAFPFGMWFFLGVEGVPLAAEETREPARTLPRAIRWSMGILAVLAVVTFFAAAGARGSAAVQDAGNPLVAALQPDGEATALSRIVNYAGLAGLVASFFSLIYAGSRQLFALSRAGYLPKFLSLTSSRRAPYLGLLVPGAIGFALAAGSGDGARMLNIAVFGATISYALMSLSHIVLRRREPELPRPYRTPGGVLTSSVALVLACAALVATFLVDVTAAFIALAVYIVAVAYFGLYSRKHLVAKAPEEEFAALAAAEAELSRD, translated from the coding sequence GTGAGCCTTCCATCCGCGTCCCGTGAGACCGCCGGTGCGGCGGACGACTACCTGGAGCGCAGGAGACTGCGCCGCGGCAGCGCCGGCTGGCTGCTGCTGACCGGTCTCGGCGTGGCCTACGTCGTCTCCGGCGACTACTCGGGCTGGAACTTCGGCCTGGCCGAGGGCGGCTTCGGCGGCCTGGCGATCGCCACGGTGCTGATGGGCACCATGTACACCTGCATGGTCTTCGCCCTGGCCGAGCTGTCCTCGGTCCTGCCCACGGCCGGCGGCGGCTACGGCTTCGCCCGCCGGGCGCTCGGCCCCTGGGGCGGGTTCCTCACCGGCACGGCGATCCTCATCGAGTACGTCCTCGCGCCCGCCGCGATCTCCATCTTCATCGGCGACTACGTCGAGTCCCTGGGCCTGTTCGGACTGGAGTCGGGCTGGCCGGTGTACCTGGCCTGCTTCGTGCTCTTCATCGGCATCCACCTGTGGGGCGTCGGCGAGGCGCTGCGGTTCAGCTTCGTCGTCACGGGCGTCGCGGTGGCGGCGCTGGTCGTCTTCGCCGTGGGGGCGCTGCCCGGGTTCGACGCGTCCTCCCTCGACGACATCCCGGTGGACTCCTCGGCGTTCGGCGCGAGTTCCTGGCTGCCGATGGGGCTGCTGGGCATCTGGGCGGCGTTCCCGTTCGGGATGTGGTTCTTCCTGGGTGTGGAGGGCGTACCGCTGGCCGCCGAGGAGACCAGGGAACCGGCCCGTACGCTGCCGAGGGCGATCCGCTGGTCCATGGGCATCCTGGCGGTGCTGGCCGTGGTGACCTTCTTCGCGGCGGCCGGGGCGCGCGGCTCGGCCGCGGTGCAGGACGCGGGCAACCCGCTGGTGGCGGCGCTCCAGCCGGACGGCGAGGCGACGGCGCTGAGCCGGATCGTGAACTACGCGGGCCTCGCGGGACTGGTCGCGTCGTTCTTCTCGCTGATCTACGCCGGTTCGCGCCAGCTCTTCGCGCTGTCCCGCGCGGGCTACCTGCCGAAGTTCCTGTCCCTCACCAGCAGCCGCAGGGCACCGTACCTGGGACTGCTCGTGCCCGGCGCGATCGGCTTCGCCCTGGCCGCCGGGTCGGGCGACGGCGCGCGCATGCTGAACATCGCCGTGTTCGGCGCGACGATCTCCTACGCGCTGATGTCCCTCTCGCACATCGTGCTGCGCCGCCGGGAGCCGGAACTGCCGCGGCCGTACCGCACGCCGGGCGGGGTGCTGACCTCCTCGGTGGCGCTGGTGCTGGCCTGCGCGGCGCTGGTGGCGACGTTCCTGGTGGACGTGACGGCGGCGTTCATCGCGCTGGCCGTGTACATCGTGGCCGTGGCGTACTTCGGCCTCTACAGCCGCAAGCACCTGGTGGCGAAGGCGCCGGAGGAGGAGTTCGCGGCGCTGGCGGCGGCCGAGGCGGAGTTGTCACGGGACTGA
- a CDS encoding gamma-glutamyl-gamma-aminobutyrate hydrolase family protein — translation MAARPLIGVSTYAESGVRWGVWRLDAVLLPAGYPRLVQRAGGLAAMLPPDAPEHAAATVARLDGLVIAGGPDVEPVRYGAEPDPRTGPPARARDTWELALIGAALERGLPLLGVCRGMQLLNVALGGTLVQHVDGHAEAPGVFGRHPVKPVPGTRYAGLVPEQTSVPTFHHQAVDRLGEGLVVSAHAEDGTVEAVELPASPWVLGVQWHPEMGDDVRVMRALVDAARPAVG, via the coding sequence ATGGCGGCCAGGCCGCTGATCGGCGTCAGTACGTACGCGGAGTCCGGTGTGCGCTGGGGGGTGTGGCGACTGGACGCCGTGCTGCTGCCGGCCGGCTACCCGCGCCTGGTGCAGCGGGCGGGCGGACTGGCGGCGATGCTCCCGCCGGACGCGCCGGAGCACGCCGCGGCGACCGTGGCGCGGCTCGACGGTCTGGTGATCGCGGGCGGCCCGGACGTGGAGCCCGTCCGCTACGGCGCCGAACCCGACCCGCGCACCGGGCCGCCCGCGCGGGCGCGGGACACCTGGGAGCTCGCGCTGATCGGGGCGGCCCTGGAGCGGGGTCTGCCGCTGCTGGGCGTCTGCCGGGGGATGCAGCTGCTGAACGTCGCCCTCGGGGGCACGCTCGTCCAGCACGTCGACGGCCACGCCGAGGCGCCGGGCGTCTTCGGCCGTCACCCGGTCAAGCCGGTGCCGGGCACGCGCTACGCCGGGCTCGTCCCGGAGCAGACCTCCGTACCGACCTTCCACCACCAGGCGGTGGACCGCCTGGGCGAGGGCCTGGTCGTGTCGGCCCACGCGGAGGACGGCACGGTGGAGGCGGTCGAACTCCCGGCGTCCCCCTGGGTCCTGGGCGTGCAGTGGCACCCGGAGATGGGCGACGACGTGCGGGTGATGCGCGCGCTGGTCGACGCGGCGCGGCCGGCCGTCGGCTAG
- a CDS encoding LysR family transcriptional regulator encodes MSMTDDHAGDRHPGTASLAHRVPDLGALELLLAVARLGSLGGAARELGITQPAASSRIRSMERQLGVALVDRSPRGSRLTDAGALVTDWARRIVEAAEAFDAGAQALRDRRDSRLRVAASMTIAEYLLPGWLIALRAERPDTAVSLLAGNSAVVAERLVSGEADLGFVEGLTVPAGLDSVVIAHDRLIVVAAPTHAWARRRRPVAARELAATPLILREKGSGTRQVLDAALGGPARPLIELSSTTAVKAAAVSGAGPAVLSELAVGEELAMRRLVRIPVDGIALARDLRAVWPTGHRPTGPARDLLSLTRG; translated from the coding sequence ATGAGCATGACGGACGACCACGCCGGTGACCGGCACCCGGGCACCGCGTCCCTGGCCCACCGGGTGCCGGACCTCGGGGCGCTGGAGCTGCTGCTGGCGGTGGCGCGTCTGGGGAGCCTGGGCGGGGCGGCACGGGAACTGGGCATCACCCAGCCCGCGGCGAGCAGCCGGATCCGGTCGATGGAACGGCAGCTCGGCGTGGCGCTGGTGGACCGCTCGCCGCGGGGGTCGCGGCTGACCGACGCGGGGGCGCTGGTCACCGACTGGGCACGGCGGATCGTGGAGGCGGCGGAGGCCTTCGACGCGGGGGCCCAGGCCCTGCGGGACCGCAGGGACTCACGGCTGCGGGTGGCGGCGAGCATGACGATCGCCGAGTACCTGCTGCCGGGCTGGCTGATCGCCCTGCGCGCCGAGCGGCCGGACACGGCGGTGTCGCTGCTCGCCGGGAACTCGGCGGTGGTGGCCGAGCGGCTGGTGTCGGGGGAGGCGGACCTCGGGTTCGTGGAGGGGCTCACCGTGCCGGCCGGCCTGGACTCCGTGGTGATCGCGCACGACCGGCTGATCGTCGTGGCGGCGCCCACGCACGCCTGGGCCCGCCGCCGGCGCCCGGTCGCCGCGCGGGAACTGGCGGCCACCCCGCTGATCCTGCGGGAGAAGGGCTCCGGCACCCGCCAGGTCCTGGACGCCGCCCTGGGCGGACCGGCCCGCCCGCTGATCGAGCTGTCCTCCACCACCGCCGTGAAGGCGGCGGCGGTGAGCGGCGCCGGCCCGGCGGTCCTCAGCGAGCTGGCCGTGGGGGAGGAGCTGGCGATGCGCCGCCTGGTCCGCATCCCCGTGGACGGCATCGCGCTGGCCCGTGACCTGCGGGCGGTCTGGCCGACGGGCCACCGCCCCACGGGCCCGGCGCGGGACCTGCTGTCGCTGACCCGGGGGTGA
- a CDS encoding TDT family transporter, whose product MGTAVVAGAGAALPVRVPGLRPVLTAVWALSLVLLVALLAARALHWAHHRDQARAHLLDPATAPFYGCPSMALLAVGGGALTVGRDWIGAGPALALDTVLFTAGTAVGLAAAVTVPYLMAVRHRVTPEQATPVWLLPLVAPMVSAALGPHLVPHLPPGQPRQTLLFACFALFGLSLLSTLVMLPLVFARLVTGGPPPLALTPTLFLVLGPLGQSTTAVGAFADVAPGVVPAPYDEGFGLLAVLYGVPVMGFALLWLCLSGAHVVRARRRGMRFAMTWWSFTFPVGTCVTGAEALARHTGLLAYDGLALVLYAVLVAAWVTAAVPTVRGLAGGALLAGPGPAPSAPPPATVRTR is encoded by the coding sequence ATGGGCACCGCCGTCGTGGCCGGCGCCGGAGCCGCACTGCCCGTGCGCGTGCCCGGGCTGCGCCCCGTGCTCACCGCCGTCTGGGCCCTGTCCCTCGTCCTCCTCGTGGCCCTGCTCGCCGCCCGCGCCCTGCACTGGGCCCACCATCGCGACCAGGCCCGCGCCCATCTGCTCGACCCGGCCACCGCCCCGTTCTACGGCTGCCCGTCCATGGCGCTGCTGGCCGTCGGCGGCGGCGCCCTCACCGTCGGACGGGACTGGATCGGCGCCGGTCCGGCCCTCGCCCTCGACACCGTGCTGTTCACCGCCGGTACGGCCGTCGGGCTCGCGGCCGCCGTGACCGTCCCGTACCTCATGGCCGTGCGCCATCGGGTCACGCCGGAGCAGGCGACGCCCGTGTGGCTGCTGCCGCTGGTCGCGCCCATGGTGTCCGCCGCCCTCGGACCGCACCTGGTCCCCCACCTGCCGCCGGGGCAGCCCCGGCAGACGCTGCTGTTCGCCTGCTTCGCCCTGTTCGGGCTCAGCCTGCTCTCGACCCTGGTGATGCTGCCGCTGGTCTTCGCCCGGCTGGTCACCGGCGGCCCGCCGCCCCTGGCGCTCACCCCGACGCTGTTCCTGGTGCTCGGGCCGCTCGGCCAGTCCACCACCGCCGTCGGCGCGTTCGCCGACGTCGCCCCCGGTGTCGTGCCGGCGCCGTACGACGAGGGCTTCGGCCTGCTCGCGGTCCTGTACGGGGTGCCCGTCATGGGCTTCGCGCTGCTGTGGCTCTGCCTCTCCGGCGCCCACGTGGTGCGGGCCCGGCGCCGGGGGATGCGCTTCGCGATGACGTGGTGGTCGTTCACCTTCCCGGTCGGCACCTGTGTCACCGGCGCCGAGGCGCTGGCCCGGCACACCGGGCTGCTCGCCTACGACGGCCTCGCGCTCGTCCTGTACGCCGTCCTGGTCGCCGCCTGGGTCACCGCCGCGGTGCCCACGGTGCGGGGCCTGGCCGGCGGCGCGCTGCTCGCAGGGCCCGGCCCAGCACCGTCGGCGCCTCCGCCAGCGACGGTCCGTACCAGGTGA
- a CDS encoding helical backbone metal receptor has product MSGPRVVSLVPSLTEAVALSAPGALVGATDWCTHPAELDVVRVGGTKNPKVDRILALAPDLVVANEEENRGPDLAALRAAGVEVLVTRVRTLPQAFRELAGVLTACGGPARPRWLDEAEAAWDALPVPPERRTAVVPVWRRPWMVLGRDTFAGDLLSRLGVDHLYANHPERYPRIPLDALRAADPDLVVLPDEPYRFTADDGPEAFPGLPCALVGGRHLTWYGPSLAEAPTVLGRALRAARRRPGPAPWAPRR; this is encoded by the coding sequence ATGAGCGGACCCCGGGTCGTCTCCCTCGTCCCGTCGCTGACGGAGGCCGTGGCGCTCTCCGCGCCCGGCGCGCTGGTGGGCGCCACCGACTGGTGCACGCATCCCGCGGAGCTGGACGTCGTACGCGTCGGCGGGACGAAGAACCCGAAGGTGGACCGGATCCTCGCCCTCGCCCCCGACCTGGTGGTCGCCAACGAGGAGGAGAACCGCGGGCCCGACCTGGCGGCCCTGCGCGCGGCGGGCGTCGAGGTGCTGGTGACGCGGGTGCGGACGCTGCCGCAGGCCTTCCGCGAGCTGGCCGGGGTGCTCACGGCGTGCGGGGGGCCCGCGCGGCCCCGCTGGCTGGACGAGGCCGAGGCCGCCTGGGACGCCCTGCCCGTGCCGCCGGAGCGCCGGACGGCGGTGGTGCCGGTGTGGCGGCGGCCCTGGATGGTGCTGGGCCGGGACACCTTCGCCGGCGACCTGCTGTCCCGGCTCGGCGTCGACCACCTGTACGCGAACCACCCGGAGCGCTATCCGCGGATCCCGCTCGACGCGTTGCGCGCGGCGGACCCGGACCTCGTCGTGCTCCCCGACGAGCCGTACCGCTTCACCGCGGACGACGGACCGGAGGCCTTCCCCGGGCTGCCCTGCGCGCTGGTCGGCGGCCGGCACCTCACCTGGTACGGACCGTCGCTGGCGGAGGCGCCGACGGTGCTGGGCCGGGCCCTGCGAGCAGCGCGCCGCCGGCCAGGCCCCGCACCGTGGGCACCGCGGCGGTGA
- a CDS encoding XRE family transcriptional regulator: MGDHKEQPLRVGAAVRRRRRALDLTLAVVAERSGLSVPFLSQIENERARPSQSSLEKVADALRTTAVELLAAADPACSVDVVRAEGAGGEPGLDPRVRSLVRGHHQMHASEFTGDHDAGRELQFRNDQLMYVADGAVEIEAEGRAYRLGRGDTLYLTGGVRHRWRATVPETRLVVVAVAEHIEAVRDKPRR; the protein is encoded by the coding sequence ATGGGCGACCACAAAGAACAGCCCCTGCGGGTGGGCGCGGCGGTGCGGCGGCGACGCCGCGCGCTCGACCTCACCCTCGCCGTCGTGGCCGAGCGCAGCGGCCTGTCCGTACCGTTCCTGAGCCAGATCGAGAACGAGCGGGCGCGTCCCAGCCAGAGCTCCCTGGAGAAGGTGGCCGACGCCCTGCGCACCACCGCCGTGGAGCTCCTCGCCGCGGCCGACCCGGCGTGCAGCGTCGACGTCGTCCGCGCCGAGGGGGCCGGCGGTGAACCGGGGCTCGACCCGCGGGTGCGCTCCCTGGTGCGCGGCCACCACCAGATGCACGCCTCGGAGTTCACCGGCGACCACGACGCCGGACGGGAACTCCAGTTCCGCAACGACCAGTTGATGTACGTGGCGGACGGCGCCGTGGAGATCGAGGCGGAGGGCCGCGCCTACCGCCTCGGCCGCGGCGACACCCTGTACCTCACCGGAGGCGTCCGGCACCGCTGGCGTGCCACGGTCCCGGAGACGCGGCTCGTCGTCGTCGCCGTGGCCGAGCACATCGAGGCGGTGCGGGACAAGCCGCGCCGATGA
- a CDS encoding ABC transporter permease/substrate binding protein — protein sequence MPRIPLGDWVNGAVDWLLADVTWLFDFFKAVFTGAYEGVNAVLQAPEPLLLAGIFAVIAFWLRGTFAGVLTFAGFAFLDSLELWEDSMVTLALVIVATVIALVISVPVGIWAARSDRVSAFVRPVLDFMQTLPAMIYLIPAILFFGTGPAPGIVATLIFALAPGVRMTELGIRQVDKELVEAAEAFGTAPRDTLLRVQLPLALPTVMAGVNQVIMLGLSMAAIAGMVGTGGLGGAVIEAIGQLNIGLGAESGVAIVILAIYLDRMTSALGTQVSPLGRRAAAKARAARGMRIWSYRPRPQVAVIGVVVLALVAGGTGLFGGSGGTDATAGGEDVGKGKKVTIGYIPWDEGVASTFLWKEILERRGFEVEAEQFEAGPLYTALAQGNIDFQTDAWLPTTHEPYWKKYGDKLDDLGAWYDRTSLELTVPAYMEDVDSLEDLKGKADLFGGKITGIESSAGMMGLLKGKVLEEYGLDGEYEVVDSSTPAMLAELKRAYSKKEPVVVTLWSPHWAYSDYDLKKLKDPRGAWGEGDGVHTLSRKGFADDNPLVGEWLRNFSMTEKQLTGLEAEINRAGKGRQQDAVRAWLKDNPGVVDELAPVGSGATPAEAKRPLDVAWFPWEEDVAVTYLWKNVLERRGYRMNLKQMDVGPVYTGLASGDLDLNFDAWLPHAQKNYWEKSKDDLTDLGTWYEPTSLEIAVPSYVKDVKSLEDLKGKAGLFDGRIIGIEPGTGEMDLLKTKVLPGYGLDEEYEVVDGSTPAMLAELKRAYAAKEPVAVTLWSPHWAYSEYELTKLKDGRKLFGEGNTIHTIASEEFPEQYPRLTEWIKGFRMSEEELGTLEREIKDRGQGHEEEAVAAWLEEHPDVVERMTPR from the coding sequence GTGCCTAGGATTCCGCTCGGCGACTGGGTCAACGGCGCGGTCGACTGGCTGCTCGCCGACGTGACCTGGCTGTTCGACTTCTTCAAGGCCGTCTTCACCGGCGCCTACGAGGGCGTCAACGCCGTCCTCCAGGCGCCCGAACCGCTGCTGCTCGCCGGCATCTTCGCGGTGATCGCCTTCTGGCTGCGCGGCACCTTCGCCGGTGTCCTGACCTTCGCCGGCTTCGCCTTCCTGGACTCCCTCGAACTGTGGGAGGACTCGATGGTGACGCTGGCGCTGGTCATCGTCGCCACCGTGATCGCGCTGGTCATCTCGGTGCCGGTGGGCATCTGGGCGGCCCGCTCGGACCGGGTCAGCGCCTTCGTCCGGCCGGTCCTGGACTTCATGCAGACGCTGCCCGCGATGATCTACCTCATCCCGGCGATCCTGTTCTTCGGGACCGGCCCCGCCCCGGGCATCGTCGCCACCCTGATCTTCGCGCTCGCCCCGGGCGTGCGCATGACCGAGCTGGGCATCCGGCAGGTCGACAAGGAGCTCGTCGAGGCGGCCGAGGCGTTCGGCACCGCACCCCGCGACACCCTGCTGCGCGTCCAGCTCCCGCTGGCGCTGCCCACGGTGATGGCGGGCGTCAACCAGGTCATCATGCTCGGCCTGTCCATGGCCGCGATCGCCGGCATGGTCGGCACCGGCGGCCTGGGCGGCGCGGTCATCGAGGCCATCGGGCAGCTCAACATCGGTCTCGGCGCCGAGTCCGGCGTCGCCATCGTCATCCTGGCGATCTACCTGGACCGCATGACCAGCGCCCTGGGCACCCAGGTCTCCCCGCTCGGCCGGCGCGCCGCCGCCAAGGCCCGCGCCGCCCGGGGGATGAGGATCTGGTCCTACCGGCCCCGCCCGCAGGTCGCCGTGATCGGCGTCGTCGTCCTCGCCCTGGTGGCGGGCGGCACGGGGCTCTTCGGCGGCAGCGGCGGCACGGACGCCACCGCCGGCGGCGAGGACGTCGGCAAGGGCAAGAAGGTCACCATCGGCTACATCCCCTGGGACGAGGGGGTCGCCTCCACCTTCCTGTGGAAGGAGATCCTCGAGCGGCGCGGCTTCGAGGTCGAGGCCGAGCAGTTCGAGGCCGGCCCGCTGTACACCGCGCTCGCGCAGGGGAACATCGACTTCCAGACGGACGCCTGGCTTCCCACCACCCACGAGCCGTACTGGAAGAAGTACGGCGACAAGCTCGACGACCTCGGCGCCTGGTACGACCGGACGTCACTGGAGCTGACCGTCCCGGCGTACATGGAGGACGTCGACTCCCTGGAGGACCTCAAGGGCAAGGCCGACCTCTTCGGCGGGAAGATCACCGGCATCGAGTCCAGCGCCGGCATGATGGGCCTGCTCAAGGGCAAGGTCCTCGAGGAGTACGGCCTGGACGGGGAGTACGAGGTCGTCGACAGCTCCACGCCGGCCATGCTGGCCGAGCTGAAGCGGGCCTACAGCAAGAAGGAGCCGGTCGTCGTCACGCTCTGGTCGCCGCACTGGGCGTACAGCGACTACGACCTGAAGAAGCTGAAGGACCCCAGGGGCGCCTGGGGCGAGGGCGACGGCGTGCACACGCTGTCCCGCAAGGGCTTCGCCGACGACAACCCGCTCGTGGGCGAGTGGCTGAGGAACTTCTCGATGACCGAGAAGCAGCTCACCGGCCTCGAGGCCGAGATCAACAGGGCCGGCAAGGGCAGGCAGCAGGACGCCGTCCGCGCCTGGCTGAAGGACAACCCGGGCGTCGTCGACGAGCTGGCCCCGGTCGGGTCCGGCGCCACCCCCGCCGAGGCGAAGCGGCCGCTGGACGTGGCCTGGTTCCCCTGGGAGGAGGACGTCGCCGTCACCTACCTGTGGAAGAACGTCCTCGAACGGCGCGGCTACCGGATGAACCTGAAGCAGATGGACGTCGGGCCGGTCTACACCGGCCTCGCCTCCGGCGACCTCGACCTCAACTTCGACGCCTGGCTGCCGCACGCCCAGAAGAACTACTGGGAGAAGAGCAAGGACGACCTCACCGACCTCGGCACCTGGTACGAGCCGACCTCGCTGGAGATCGCCGTGCCCTCCTACGTCAAGGACGTGAAGTCCCTCGAGGACCTCAAGGGCAAGGCCGGCCTCTTCGACGGACGGATCATCGGCATCGAGCCGGGCACCGGCGAGATGGACCTGCTGAAGACGAAGGTCCTGCCGGGCTACGGCCTGGACGAGGAGTACGAGGTCGTCGACGGCTCCACCCCGGCGATGCTGGCCGAGCTCAAGCGCGCCTACGCCGCGAAGGAGCCCGTCGCGGTCACCCTCTGGTCGCCGCACTGGGCGTACAGCGAGTACGAGCTGACCAAGCTGAAGGACGGCAGGAAGCTCTTCGGCGAGGGCAACACGATCCACACCATCGCGAGCGAGGAGTTCCCCGAGCAGTACCCGCGGCTCACGGAGTGGATCAAGGGCTTCAGGATGAGCGAGGAGGAGCTCGGCACCCTGGAGCGCGAGATCAAGGACCGCGGCCAGGGCCACGAGGAGGAGGCCGTCGCCGCCTGGCTGGAGGAGCACCCGGACGTGGTGGAGCGGATGACCCCGCGCTGA
- a CDS encoding betaine/proline/choline family ABC transporter ATP-binding protein (Members of the family are the ATP-binding subunit of ABC transporters for substrates such as betaine, L-proline or other amino acids, choline, carnitine, etc. The substrate specificity is best determined from the substrate-binding subunit, rather than this subunit, as it interacts with the permease subunit and not with substrate directly.), which translates to MSSRLEAEHLYKVFGRRPDQAVERLRRNETDRGELRADGTTAAVIDASFTVEPGEIFVVMGLSGSGKSTLLRMLNGLLEPTAGHVRFGGQDLTALSDRQLRQVRSRKISMVFQHFALFPHRSVRDNAAYGLEVQGVPRAERERRADEALALCGLAGWEDSWPDELSGGMQQRVGLARALATDADLLLMDESFSALDPLIRRDMQDQLLELQKTLRKTIVFITHDLNEAMRLGDRVAVMRDGRIVQIGTAQDILIRPADDYVASFTQDVDRSRVLTAGAVMEREVRGDEADCGCETATPETPFTDLCAMSARVPHPVAVLDGDRTVVGVVPRQRLVGFLGDEEASPGTCDSPRDKGGEKVMARA; encoded by the coding sequence GTGTCATCCAGGCTTGAGGCCGAGCATCTGTACAAGGTGTTCGGCAGACGACCGGACCAGGCGGTCGAACGACTGCGCAGGAACGAGACCGACCGGGGGGAGCTGCGCGCCGACGGCACCACGGCGGCCGTCATCGACGCCTCGTTCACCGTGGAACCCGGCGAGATCTTCGTCGTCATGGGCCTGTCCGGCTCCGGCAAGTCCACCCTGCTGCGCATGCTGAACGGCCTGCTGGAACCGACCGCCGGACACGTGCGCTTCGGCGGCCAGGACCTGACCGCGCTGTCCGACCGGCAGCTGCGCCAGGTCCGCTCCAGGAAGATCAGCATGGTCTTCCAGCACTTCGCGCTCTTCCCGCACCGCAGCGTCCGCGACAACGCCGCCTACGGCCTGGAAGTGCAGGGCGTGCCCCGCGCCGAGCGCGAACGCCGCGCCGACGAGGCGCTCGCCCTGTGCGGTCTGGCCGGCTGGGAGGACTCGTGGCCCGACGAGCTGTCCGGCGGCATGCAGCAGCGCGTGGGCCTGGCCCGCGCGCTCGCCACCGACGCCGACCTGCTGCTGATGGACGAGTCGTTCAGCGCGCTCGACCCGCTGATCCGCCGCGACATGCAGGACCAGCTGCTCGAACTGCAGAAGACGCTGAGGAAGACGATCGTCTTCATCACCCACGACCTCAACGAGGCCATGCGCCTGGGCGACCGCGTCGCGGTGATGCGCGACGGCCGCATCGTGCAGATCGGCACCGCGCAGGACATCCTGATCCGCCCCGCCGACGACTACGTCGCCTCCTTCACCCAGGACGTCGACCGCTCCCGCGTGCTGACCGCCGGCGCGGTGATGGAGCGCGAGGTCCGCGGCGACGAGGCCGACTGCGGCTGCGAGACCGCGACGCCCGAGACGCCGTTCACCGATCTGTGCGCGATGAGCGCCCGCGTGCCGCACCCCGTGGCGGTCCTCGACGGCGACCGCACGGTCGTCGGCGTCGTGCCGCGGCAGCGCCTCGTCGGCTTCCTCGGCGACGAGGAGGCGAGCCCCGGCACCTGCGACTCCCCGCGGGACAAGGGCGGCGAGAAGGTGATGGCCCGTGCCTAG
- a CDS encoding 5'-3' exonuclease — translation MRSVTGRLMLLDTASLYFRAHFGVPESVRAPDGTPVNAVRGLLDFIDRLVKDHRPDLLVACMDADWRPHWRVELIPSYKAHRVAEERAAGPDEEQVPDTLSPQVPVIEAVLDAVGIARVGVTGYEADDVIGTFTARARGPVDIVTGDRDLYQLVDDARGVRVLYPLKGVGTLQVTDEAVLREKYGVDGRGYADLALLRGDPSDGLPGVPGVGEKTAARLLAGFGDLAGILAAVDDPRSKLTPSQRKRLDEARPYLAVAPKVVRVADDVPLPDVDTALPRTPRDPAAVESLAARWGLGGSLRRLLTTLSE, via the coding sequence ATGCGGAGCGTGACCGGACGACTGATGCTCCTCGACACCGCCTCCCTGTACTTCCGCGCCCACTTCGGCGTCCCGGAGTCCGTCAGGGCCCCGGACGGCACGCCGGTGAACGCCGTGCGCGGGCTGCTCGACTTCATCGACCGCCTGGTGAAGGACCACCGGCCGGACCTCCTGGTGGCCTGCATGGACGCCGACTGGCGCCCGCACTGGCGGGTGGAGCTGATCCCCTCCTACAAGGCGCACCGCGTCGCCGAGGAGCGCGCGGCGGGCCCGGACGAGGAGCAGGTGCCCGACACGCTCTCGCCCCAGGTGCCGGTGATCGAGGCCGTCCTCGACGCGGTGGGCATCGCACGGGTGGGGGTCACGGGGTACGAGGCGGACGACGTGATCGGCACGTTCACCGCCCGGGCGCGGGGACCGGTCGACATCGTCACCGGCGACCGGGATCTGTACCAGCTGGTGGACGACGCGCGCGGGGTGCGGGTGCTGTATCCGCTGAAGGGCGTCGGCACGCTCCAGGTCACCGACGAGGCCGTGCTGCGCGAGAAGTATGGCGTGGACGGCCGGGGGTACGCGGATCTGGCGCTGCTGCGCGGCGACCCGAGCGACGGCCTGCCGGGCGTGCCGGGCGTCGGGGAGAAGACGGCCGCCAGGCTGCTGGCCGGGTTCGGCGACCTGGCCGGGATCCTGGCCGCCGTGGACGACCCGCGGTCGAAGCTCACGCCGTCGCAGCGCAAGCGTCTGGACGAGGCGCGGCCGTACCTCGCGGTCGCCCCCAAGGTCGTCCGGGTCGCGGACGACGTCCCGCTCCCGGACGTCGACACGGCGCTGCCGCGCACGCCGCGCGACCCGGCGGCGGTGGAGTCCCTGGCGGCCCGCTGGGGTCTGGGGGGGTCGCTGCGGCGCCTGCTGACGACCCTCTCGGAGTGA